From the genome of Solanum lycopersicum chromosome 12, SLM_r2.1:
GCTATGTAGTATGTCCTTGAAATTGTGCATGTTTGGTGTCATTTTGTGCACGTTAGTTTCCGTAGGTAGTTTCTTTAGCTAGTTGGAGCACAAGGTTGGGGAAAATAATAGTAAGGAAGTGAATGTGCTTGATGAATGTCACAATTCTGTTTTCAAGAAATGATGTTATTTGTTGGTCATTCATGTTGTTCTTAGTGGTTGGAGTTATTTTCAACAGTAGGCGTAGCAGAAACTGCCTATTAATGTGTATGGGGAGACTGCAAGTAACATTATTCTGTCGAAGTAACAACTTGGTTCCAGAAACAATTTTGACTAAATGCTTCTATtaacttttgttattctttgGTAAATATAATACCACTTGTTTTGAACGGGGAATCAGCAAAAAATTGTCTACACTTCAGATATTCCCATTCATTAACTCAGGTTGAACATTGTGCTTTCTCAAGTGGCTGATAAGAGTTGTAATTTGGTCTCAATACAGGAAACACTTTGTGTGTCGGAGACTTTAATTACAAGAAAATTGCACTTCTGTTTAATTTCTGAAGTACTTCACTTTCTGTGAAGATGCTTAAGGTCCCTCAGCATCAAGTTGCAGGGCACGAAGCGGGCATCGGGAAGCTTGGTCCCCTCGTGGATGAATCAGGGCGCTTCTACAAGCCTCTGCAAGGTGATGAACGAGGGGCCAGTGAGGTTGCATTCTATACTTCATTGTCTACTAACAGTGGGATCCCGGAACACATTCAAAGATTTTTTCCCACCTTTTATGGAACTCAGCTCGTAGAAGCATCTGATGGATCTGGCTTGCTACCTCACTTGGTCTTGGAAGATCTTGCTCTAGGTCGTGTCAATCCATCGATAATGGACATTAAGATTGGTTCAAGAACCTGGGCACCCGAAGCATCCGAGAAATATATTCAGAAGTGCTTAAAAAAAGATCGAGAATCGTCAAGCCTTTCATTAGGATTCAGAATATCGGGGTTGCAAATCTATAGAAGCAAAGAACTAGGATTATGGAAGCCTGGAAAGAAAGCTGCTCAGAAACTCTCTAGAGAGGAAGTCAAGTTAGTCCTGAGAAGGTTTGTTTCTTCAAACACATTGAATGATTTGGATTCGAGACCAGACTGCGCTTTCGCATCAACTGTTTATGGTGGATCTACTGGCATTTTATCTCAGTTACTGGAGCTTAAAGCTTGGTTTGAGGATCAAACTATATTCCATTTGTATTCTTGCTCAATTCTGGtgatttttgaaaaagagtTGGCATTGAAAGGAAAGAATCCAGGTGCACAAATCAAACTGATTGACTTTGCTCATGTTTACGAAGGACGAGGTGTCATTGATCATAACTTCTTGGGTGGTCTCTGCTCATTGATAAAATTCATTTCTGAAATTCTCACTGCTCCTAATGAGTGCGGAATAGAAGTTTCTGCAAAAGCTGATCATAAGAACCTTACCGCTGATAATGGTGTTGTAGCTGATCATAAGAACCTTACCGACTCTGATAATGGTGTTGTAGCTATTCAGAAGAATCTTACCACTTCTGATAACGGTGTTGTAGCTGATCAGAAGAACCTTACCGTCTCTGATAATGGTGTTTTAGCTGATCAGAAAAACCTTACCGTGTCTGATGATAACTGTGTTGTAGCTGATCAGAATGGTGTTAGCTGATACAACTCAAACTCTTGTTGGAACCATTTTTCAGCCTGGATTCCAACAATGCCACATTTTCCGCAGATAATTTGCCTGAATTGTTCAATTCGGAGTCCTATGCAATGCTTCTATGGGTCTTTTAAGATTCTTCTGTAGTGCACTGAACTTATGATTTGTAGTCATTGTATTACATATTTGCTACATTAACTCAGCTGAGCTTTGAACTCTTTTCTTTTGTAGATTAGGAGGCAAAGAACATTTTCTAATGGAAGAGCACTAATTTATAACTGTTAAAACTTATATGGCTGGATTGGACTGATTATTGTAACGGTCATCAAAATATTGACAGATCTAACTCGTATACACCAcaagtattaaatttttctgCACTCAATAATTTACgagttaatacctcagatggtcactcaactatgcaatcttctctcaaaaagtcactcaactttcaattttcactcaaaagttaCTCAATTATTGCtttctttctcagaaagtcactcaactttgaaatttaactcaaaagtcactcaactatccactctttcctcaaaaagtcactcaatccattaaaatattttttaattaagaattcttgatattaattatttatataacaaatcaaaaattttaaaaaataaattaaatcatttagtgATCCATCCACCTAACCtgacccattaaaaaatatgatataacccattttattttgtctttattcCTAAATTAATCTCTCTCTTTAAACCTTGAATTAgaattaaagacaaaataaaatgggtcatatcatattttttaatgggtcgaGTTAAGTGAATGGAtcactaaataatttaaatgatatttttattttttaaaaattttgatttgttatataaataattaatatcaataaattttaattaaaagaacaatttaatagattgagcgACTTTTTAAGGAAAGAGtaaatagttgagtgacttttgaattaaaattcaaagtcgactttctgagaaagaagtGAATAGTTAAGTGACTTTtgaatgaaaattgaaagttgagtgattttctgAGAGAAAAGTGTATAATTGAGTGACCATATAAGGTATTAACTCATAATTTACTCATATCCAGGTTGTTTATCAGATTACTTGCCCATGAATCATGATGCTTCCCACAAAAGTTATCAACTTCGAAGCATTTCTACAAGAGAAACCTGAAACTACATATTACTGCATGCCCTGGGGAT
Proteins encoded in this window:
- the LOC101253363 gene encoding inositol polyphosphate multikinase alpha, whose amino-acid sequence is MLKVPQHQVAGHEAGIGKLGPLVDESGRFYKPLQGDERGASEVAFYTSLSTNSGIPEHIQRFFPTFYGTQLVEASDGSGLLPHLVLEDLALGRVNPSIMDIKIGSRTWAPEASEKYIQKCLKKDRESSSLSLGFRISGLQIYRSKELGLWKPGKKAAQKLSREEVKLVLRRFVSSNTLNDLDSRPDCAFASTVYGGSTGILSQLLELKAWFEDQTIFHLYSCSILVIFEKELALKGKNPGAQIKLIDFAHVYEGRGVIDHNFLGGLCSLIKFISEILTAPNECGIEVSAKADHKNLTADNGVVADHKNLTDSDNGVVAIQKNLTTSDNGVVADQKNLTVSDNGVLADQKNLTVSDDNCVVADQNGVS